In Pantoea cypripedii, the following proteins share a genomic window:
- the mdtC gene encoding multidrug efflux RND transporter permease subunit MdtC, producing the protein MKFFALFIHRPVATTLLTLAIALAGILGFRLLPVAPLPQVDFPVIVISASLPGASPETMASSVATPLERSLGRIAGVSEMTSTSSLGSTRIILVFDFDRDINGAARDVQAAINAAQSLLPTGMPSRPTYRKANPSDAPIMILTLTSDIYNPGQLYDYASTQLAQKLSQIEGVGDVTVGGSSLPAVRVDLNPQALFNQGVSLDAVRTAIVNANQRRPQGAIDDQQLRWQLRTNDELQSASDYQPLVVHYNNGAAVRLSDVANVQDSVQDVRNAGMTNGKPAVLLIIRKSPDANVIDTVDRIRAELPVLHDVIPASIDLQVAQDRSPTIRASLHEVEQSLVIAVALVILVVFFFLRDGRATLIPAAAVPVSLIGTFAAMYLCGFSLNNLSLMALTIATGFVVDDAIVVLENIARHVEAGMKPLQAALQGVREVGFTVLSMSLSLIAVFLPLLILGGLIGRFFSEFAITLSVAILISLFVSITLTPMMCAYLLKPQVRRAQPRLRGTGRLLMAIQHGYGRSLGWVLDHARWVLLVLLATVGLTIWLFISIPKTFMPEQDTGRLTGFISADQSISFQAMRGKLQDFMNIIKADPAVDNVTGFTGGSRTNSGSMFISLKPLSERSENAQQVIARLRIKLAKEPGANLYLNAVQDLRIGGRESNASYQYSLLSDNLADLRTWEPQIRQAFSSLPELADVNSDQQDKGSEMDLTYDRDSMARLGIDVSAANALLNNAFGQRQISTIYQPLNQYKVVMEVDPRYTQDISALDQMFVINSDGKAIPLSWFARWQPANAPLSVNHQGLSAASTISFNLPEGVSLSQASDAIDRTMTALGVPASVRGSFAGTAQVFQQSQSSQLYLILAAIAAVYIVLGILYESYVHPLTILSTLPSAGVGALLALELFNTPFSLIALIGILLLIGIVKKNAIMMVDFALEAERKGNLTARDAIFQACQLRFRPIMMTTLAALFGALPLVLTSGDGAELRQPLGITIAGGLVMSQLLTLYTTPVVYLMMDKLRRRKTHILVTE; encoded by the coding sequence GTGAAGTTTTTTGCCCTGTTTATCCACCGCCCTGTCGCTACTACGCTGCTGACGCTGGCGATTGCGCTGGCGGGTATTCTCGGCTTCCGCCTGCTGCCGGTTGCGCCGCTGCCGCAGGTGGATTTTCCGGTAATCGTGATATCCGCTTCCCTGCCCGGCGCCTCGCCGGAAACCATGGCGTCGTCGGTCGCGACCCCGCTGGAGCGCTCACTCGGGCGTATCGCCGGGGTCAGCGAGATGACCTCCACCAGCTCGCTCGGCAGCACCCGAATTATTCTGGTGTTTGATTTTGACCGTGACATCAACGGTGCCGCGCGCGATGTACAGGCGGCGATCAACGCCGCGCAAAGTCTGCTGCCGACGGGTATGCCGAGTCGTCCGACTTATCGCAAAGCCAACCCATCCGACGCGCCCATCATGATTCTGACGCTGACCTCAGACATTTATAATCCCGGTCAGCTGTATGATTACGCCTCAACTCAGCTGGCGCAGAAATTGTCGCAGATTGAAGGGGTTGGCGATGTCACCGTCGGGGGGAGTTCCTTACCGGCGGTGCGTGTCGATCTCAATCCGCAGGCGCTATTTAATCAGGGGGTATCGCTGGATGCGGTACGCACCGCCATTGTTAACGCCAACCAGCGCCGCCCGCAGGGGGCGATTGACGATCAGCAACTGCGCTGGCAGCTCCGTACCAACGATGAACTGCAATCTGCCAGCGATTACCAGCCGCTGGTGGTGCACTACAACAACGGGGCGGCTGTCAGACTGAGTGACGTGGCCAACGTGCAGGACTCGGTGCAGGACGTGCGTAATGCCGGGATGACCAATGGCAAACCCGCGGTACTGCTGATCATCCGCAAATCACCGGATGCCAACGTGATCGATACCGTTGACCGCATCCGCGCCGAACTGCCGGTGCTGCATGATGTGATCCCGGCGTCTATTGACTTGCAGGTCGCTCAGGATCGTTCGCCGACCATTCGCGCCTCACTGCATGAGGTGGAGCAGTCGCTGGTGATTGCTGTGGCGCTGGTGATTCTGGTGGTATTTTTCTTTCTGCGTGATGGCCGCGCCACGCTGATCCCCGCCGCCGCGGTGCCGGTTTCGCTGATTGGCACCTTTGCCGCCATGTATCTGTGTGGCTTCAGCCTGAACAACCTGTCGCTAATGGCGCTGACCATCGCCACCGGCTTTGTGGTGGATGATGCCATCGTGGTGCTGGAGAACATTGCGCGCCATGTGGAAGCGGGGATGAAGCCCTTGCAAGCCGCCTTGCAGGGGGTACGCGAGGTCGGATTTACCGTGCTGTCGATGAGCCTGTCGCTGATTGCGGTATTCCTGCCGCTGCTGATTCTGGGCGGTCTGATTGGACGCTTCTTCTCCGAGTTCGCCATCACCTTGTCAGTGGCGATTCTGATTTCGCTGTTTGTCTCTATCACCCTGACACCGATGATGTGTGCGTATTTGCTCAAGCCGCAGGTGCGTCGCGCGCAACCGCGTTTACGGGGCACCGGACGGCTGCTGATGGCGATACAGCATGGCTATGGTCGCTCACTGGGCTGGGTACTGGATCATGCGCGTTGGGTATTGCTGGTGTTGCTAGCCACCGTCGGTCTGACCATCTGGCTGTTTATCTCCATCCCCAAAACCTTTATGCCAGAACAGGATACCGGGCGGCTGACTGGCTTTATTTCCGCCGATCAGAGCATCTCCTTCCAGGCGATGCGCGGCAAATTGCAGGATTTTATGAACATCATCAAAGCCGATCCGGCGGTGGATAACGTCACCGGCTTTACCGGCGGTTCGCGTACCAACAGCGGTTCGATGTTCATCTCGCTTAAACCTTTATCTGAGCGCAGCGAAAATGCGCAGCAGGTGATTGCGCGCCTGCGCATCAAACTGGCGAAAGAACCGGGCGCAAATCTCTACCTCAACGCGGTACAGGATCTTCGCATCGGTGGACGTGAATCCAACGCCAGTTATCAGTACAGCCTGCTGTCCGACAATCTGGCGGATTTGCGCACCTGGGAACCGCAGATCCGTCAGGCATTCTCCAGTTTGCCGGAACTGGCCGACGTCAACTCGGATCAACAGGACAAAGGCAGCGAAATGGACCTGACGTACGATCGCGACAGCATGGCGCGGTTGGGGATCGATGTCTCCGCCGCCAACGCGCTGCTGAATAACGCCTTTGGTCAGCGGCAGATTTCCACCATTTATCAGCCGCTGAATCAGTACAAAGTGGTGATGGAAGTGGATCCGCGCTACACCCAGGATATCAGCGCGCTGGACCAGATGTTTGTGATCAATAGCGACGGCAAAGCTATCCCGCTGAGCTGGTTTGCCCGCTGGCAACCGGCCAACGCGCCGCTGTCCGTTAACCATCAGGGCTTATCGGCCGCGTCGACTATCTCATTCAACCTGCCGGAAGGGGTATCCTTATCCCAGGCGTCGGATGCCATCGACCGTACCATGACGGCACTCGGTGTGCCCGCCAGCGTACGCGGCAGCTTTGCCGGTACCGCGCAGGTGTTCCAGCAATCACAATCCAGCCAGCTGTACCTGATTCTGGCGGCGATTGCGGCGGTCTATATCGTGCTGGGGATTTTGTACGAGAGCTACGTCCACCCGCTGACCATTCTTTCTACCCTGCCCTCGGCCGGGGTCGGCGCGCTGCTGGCGCTGGAGCTGTTTAATACGCCGTTCAGCCTGATTGCGCTGATTGGCATTCTGCTGCTGATTGGCATCGTGAAGAAAAACGCCATCATGATGGTCGATTTTGCCCTCGAAGCAGAGCGCAAAGGCAATCTGACCGCGCGTGACGCGATTTTCCAGGCCTGCCAGCTGCGTTTCCGCCCGATCATGATGACCACGCTGGCGGCGCTGTTTGGCGCGCTGCCGCTGGTGCTGACCAGCGGCGACGGCGCGGAACTGCGTCAGCCACTCGGCATCACCATCGCCGGTGGCCTGGTGATGAGCCAGTTGCTGACACTCTACACCACTCCGGTGGTGTATCTGATGATGGATAAGCTGCGGCGCAGGAAAACTCATATTTTAGTAACAGAATAG
- the vapB gene encoding type II toxin-antitoxin system VapB family antitoxin, with protein MSQGTVFTSNRTQNVRIPADVRFPETVKNVTVRAVGKERILTPVENTWDSFFLSGPTVSDDFMNERASQEQPDRDEF; from the coding sequence ATGTCTCAAGGCACTGTATTTACCAGCAACCGCACGCAAAACGTCCGAATCCCTGCTGATGTACGCTTCCCGGAGACGGTGAAAAATGTCACCGTTAGAGCAGTAGGTAAAGAACGCATTCTCACTCCGGTTGAAAATACATGGGATAGCTTTTTCCTGAGTGGCCCAACCGTGAGCGATGATTTTATGAATGAACGTGCATCACAAGAGCAACCAGATCGGGATGAATTCTGA
- the vapC gene encoding type II toxin-antitoxin system tRNA(fMet)-specific endonuclease VapC, which produces MHRYMLDTNIVIYVIKQRPIEVLARFNANVGRMVMSSITLAELVHGAEKSSFPERNLRTVEDFVSRLDVLSYDEKAAFHYGSIRADLEKKGTPIGLNDLHIAAHARSSGLTLVSNNLREFSRVNGLISENWI; this is translated from the coding sequence ATGCATCGTTACATGCTTGATACCAATATCGTTATTTACGTTATTAAACAACGGCCAATTGAAGTTTTAGCGCGCTTCAATGCCAATGTTGGTCGTATGGTTATGTCATCAATCACGCTCGCGGAATTAGTGCACGGAGCAGAGAAGAGTTCATTCCCTGAACGCAATTTGCGCACGGTTGAGGACTTCGTCTCTCGCCTGGATGTACTTAGTTACGATGAAAAAGCAGCATTTCATTACGGGTCCATTCGTGCAGATCTTGAAAAAAAGGGGACGCCAATTGGTTTAAATGACCTGCATATTGCCGCCCATGCCCGAAGTTCGGGACTCACCCTTGTCTCAAATAATCTGCGCGAGTTTTCCCGTGTGAATGGGTTAATCAGCGAAAATTGGATCTGA
- the mdtD gene encoding multidrug transporter subunit MdtD, which yields MTTQNATVRWQLWIVAFGFFMQSLDTTIVNTAIPSMAHDLNVSPLHMHSVIVSYVLTVAVTLPLSGWLADRFGVRNIFFTAIVLFSIGSIFCAFSSSLDQLILARVIQGVGGAMMVPVGRLTVMKIVPREQYMSAMTFVTLPGQVGPLLGPALGGILVQYASWHWIFLINIPVGIIGAIATLTIMPNYTMQTRRFDFLGFGLLAVGMATLTLALDGQRSTGGSPLLLGLLILVGVFSLLFYLMHGRNNDNALFSLKLFDNRIYSIGLLGSFTGRIGSGMLPFMTPIFLQVGLGFSPFHAGLMMIPMVLGNMGIKRVVVRIVNMFGYRNALVGGTCALALVVLLFPAVALLGWTWLLPVVLLLQGMVNAIRFSSMNTLTLKELPDDLASSGNSLLSMIMQLSTSIGVTVAGLLLGAFGHGAVVNSAAAHQTFIYSYLCMALVIILPALVFWRVPQDVSKNVDLRRKRSEG from the coding sequence ATGACCACTCAGAACGCGACAGTGCGCTGGCAGCTGTGGATTGTCGCTTTTGGCTTTTTTATGCAGTCGCTGGATACCACCATCGTTAACACCGCCATCCCGTCGATGGCGCATGACCTTAACGTCAGCCCGCTGCATATGCATTCGGTGATTGTGTCCTACGTCCTGACGGTGGCCGTTACCCTGCCGCTGAGCGGCTGGCTGGCGGACCGCTTTGGCGTGCGCAATATCTTCTTCACCGCCATCGTGTTATTCAGCATTGGCTCGATATTTTGCGCCTTCTCCTCCTCGCTGGATCAACTGATCCTGGCGCGTGTGATTCAGGGGGTGGGCGGTGCGATGATGGTGCCAGTCGGGCGCTTAACGGTGATGAAAATTGTCCCGCGCGAGCAGTACATGTCGGCCATGACTTTTGTCACCCTGCCCGGCCAGGTTGGCCCGCTCCTCGGCCCGGCGCTCGGTGGTATCCTGGTGCAGTACGCGAGTTGGCACTGGATCTTCCTGATTAACATCCCGGTAGGCATTATCGGCGCGATCGCCACGCTGACCATCATGCCCAACTACACCATGCAAACCCGGCGCTTCGATTTTCTCGGCTTTGGCCTGCTGGCCGTCGGCATGGCGACCCTGACGCTGGCGTTGGATGGGCAACGCAGCACCGGTGGCTCGCCGTTGCTGCTCGGCCTGCTGATCCTGGTTGGCGTGTTTTCCCTGCTGTTCTACCTGATGCACGGTCGCAATAACGACAACGCCCTGTTCAGCCTGAAATTATTCGATAACCGTATCTATTCCATCGGCCTGCTCGGCAGCTTTACTGGCCGCATCGGCAGCGGCATGTTGCCGTTTATGACGCCGATTTTCCTGCAAGTCGGTCTCGGGTTTAGCCCATTTCATGCTGGTCTGATGATGATTCCCATGGTGCTGGGCAATATGGGGATCAAACGCGTGGTAGTCAGGATCGTCAATATGTTTGGCTATCGCAACGCGCTGGTGGGCGGTACCTGCGCGCTGGCACTGGTGGTGCTGCTGTTTCCGGCGGTGGCGCTGCTGGGCTGGACCTGGCTGTTGCCGGTGGTGTTGTTACTGCAAGGCATGGTTAACGCTATCCGCTTCTCCTCGATGAATACCCTGACGCTGAAAGAGTTACCTGACGATCTGGCATCCAGCGGCAACAGTTTGCTGTCGATGATTATGCAGCTCTCCACCAGTATCGGGGTGACCGTCGCGGGTCTGCTGCTCGGTGCTTTCGGTCATGGCGCAGTGGTGAATAGCGCAGCGGCTCATCAAACCTTTATCTACTCCTACCTGTGCATGGCGCTGGTGATTATCCTGCCTGCGCTGGTGTTCTGGCGCGTGCCGCAGGATGTGAGCAAAAACGTCGATTTGCGACGTAAAAGGAGCGAAGGATGA